A window of uncultured Methanoregula sp. genomic DNA:
CGATGTATCCCTCCCTGACAACCGAAGAGATGGATTATGTGGCCGGTGTCCTGGCCCGGTGCACCCTTTAACGATTTTTATGCAGGTCTCTGCCATAATTCCGACGAAGAACCGGTATTCCGATCTGGTCGCCTGTGTCCGATCGCTTCTCTTCCAGACGATGAAGCCGGACGAGATAATTGTAGTCGACGCGAGCGATACTGGCGGACTGGAAGAGGTACTCGATACAACGTTTGGGAAGAATCCGGTGATACGGTACATCCACTCACGGCCAGGACTGACACTCCAGAGGAATATCGGAGTTCAGGCTGCGGGGGGGGACATTCTCCTCTTCTTCGATGACGATGTGGTTCTTGAGAAGAACTTTGTTGCGGAGATCTCCCGGGTTTTCGAGAGCGATACCGGGAAGTTAATCGGCGGCGTGTACGGGAATATCGTTCCTTCCTTTGAATCTGGCGAAGAGAAGAAGTGCGGTGGGGGAAAGTCTTCCCTGCTTCTTTTCGCATATTCCCTGTTCGCTTCCGTATTCTTTCTCTCGAAAGTCAGGAAAGACGGGAAGTTCCAGCCGACCGGTTTTCCAACCTACCCTTACGGATCCGATGTTGTCACGACCGTCGAGTGTGTTCCCGGAGGACTGACCGGGTACCGCAGGGAGGTTTTCCAGGAATTTTCCTTTGACGAAAACCTCACGGGCTACGGGTACATGGAGGACGACGATTTCTCGTACCGGGTTTCCCGGAAATATAAAAACGTCTACACCCCGCACGCCCGGGTGATCCACAACGAGTCGCCTGCAGCGCGGGACCGGCGCTACGAGAGCCGGAAGATGATGATTCTGAATTATTATTACCTTTTCAAGAAGAATATCCCGCAGGATTTTTTCCACCGGGCGGTTTTCTGGTGGTCGGTCCTGGGCCTTGCCCTCAATGAGATTGTTACTTTAAATTTTGCCGGGTTGAAAGGCCTGGTGGCAGGTCTTGTACAGAGAGGAAAGCCGTTTCAATAACGATTCTGCGGGGATTAGGGTAAAAATCCCTTCCCACCTTCCATCATCTAATAACCCTCTTTTTTATACGAGACTAGGAAATATTTAGCCGCGTTGCGGAAAACTCGGAATAACATAAGCACACCCGATATCTGAATCAAAAGGAAGTAACCGAATTTCCTTACTTTTTCTATCAGTGTCCTGGATTTTACCAATGACAACGTACAGGTAGCGATCCCGGAAAAAAAAGATGCATTAACAGTAGTCATCTGGTCGGATCGTAAAAAACCTGCTGATAACAGGTTTTTAATATCCTGATATAACTCAAA
This region includes:
- a CDS encoding glycosyltransferase family 2 protein; the encoded protein is MQVSAIIPTKNRYSDLVACVRSLLFQTMKPDEIIVVDASDTGGLEEVLDTTFGKNPVIRYIHSRPGLTLQRNIGVQAAGGDILLFFDDDVVLEKNFVAEISRVFESDTGKLIGGVYGNIVPSFESGEEKKCGGGKSSLLLFAYSLFASVFFLSKVRKDGKFQPTGFPTYPYGSDVVTTVECVPGGLTGYRREVFQEFSFDENLTGYGYMEDDDFSYRVSRKYKNVYTPHARVIHNESPAARDRRYESRKMMILNYYYLFKKNIPQDFFHRAVFWWSVLGLALNEIVTLNFAGLKGLVAGLVQRGKPFQ